The following are encoded in a window of Ranitomeya variabilis isolate aRanVar5 chromosome 6, aRanVar5.hap1, whole genome shotgun sequence genomic DNA:
- the MTERF3 gene encoding transcription termination factor 3, mitochondrial isoform X2 gives MALSICRRSAGSLLSALRHLPVVAPRQLKTDDLFSSLPFSVLQSTASRNIFQSWAVCTQSGSEDGVKIPHPENNLPVISQNQQETNVIPRVERDPEALEDVPSLSPLDAMTEDEVTAMIPVPAIPPSSFTLRDYVDSSETLQKLVLLGVDLSKLEKRPNVGTFLLKLDFEKDISKILFFLKDVGVEDNQLGAFLTTNPFILSEDLDNLHKRLEN, from the exons ATGGCTCTGAGCATCTGTCGGAGGAGCGCCGGATCCCTGCTTTCGGCTCTGCGTCATTTGCCGGTCGTAGCCCCTAGGCAGCTGAAGACTGATGATCTTTTTTCATCACTTCCATTTTCTGTTCTACAAAGCACAGCGAGCAGAAATATTTTCCAGTCTTGGGCTGTCTGTACACAATCCGGCTCCGAGGACGGCGTAAAGATCCCTCACCCAGAAAACAATCTGCCTGTCATCAGCCAAAATCAACAGGAGACCAATGTAATACCCCGAGTGGAAAGGGATCCAGAAG CACTGGAGGATGTTCCTTCTTTATCTCCTCTGGATGCGATGACAGAAGACGAAGTTACGGCCATGATTCCCGTTCCTGCAATCCCTCCATCATCCTTTACACTTCGAGACTATGTGGATAGCTCGGAAACTCTACAGAAGCTGGTTCTGCTGG GTGTGGATTTATCAAAGCTAGAAAAGCGACCAAACGTGGGAACGTTTCTCTTGAAGTTGGACTTTGAAAAGGATATCAGTAAAATCCTCTTTTTCCTGAAAGATGTGGGTGTAGAAGACAATCAGCTGGGAGCCTTCCTGACTACAAATCCATTTATCCTCAGTGAAGATCTGGATAATCTGCATAAAAG ACTCGAGAATTAG
- the MTERF3 gene encoding transcription termination factor 3, mitochondrial isoform X1 yields MALSICRRSAGSLLSALRHLPVVAPRQLKTDDLFSSLPFSVLQSTASRNIFQSWAVCTQSGSEDGVKIPHPENNLPVISQNQQETNVIPRVERDPEGTKALIDPENCGAHGSQKALEDVPSLSPLDAMTEDEVTAMIPVPAIPPSSFTLRDYVDSSETLQKLVLLGVDLSKLEKRPNVGTFLLKLDFEKDISKILFFLKDVGVEDNQLGAFLTTNPFILSEDLDNLHKRLEN; encoded by the exons ATGGCTCTGAGCATCTGTCGGAGGAGCGCCGGATCCCTGCTTTCGGCTCTGCGTCATTTGCCGGTCGTAGCCCCTAGGCAGCTGAAGACTGATGATCTTTTTTCATCACTTCCATTTTCTGTTCTACAAAGCACAGCGAGCAGAAATATTTTCCAGTCTTGGGCTGTCTGTACACAATCCGGCTCCGAGGACGGCGTAAAGATCCCTCACCCAGAAAACAATCTGCCTGTCATCAGCCAAAATCAACAGGAGACCAATGTAATACCCCGAGTGGAAAGGGATCCAGAAGGTACAAAAGCGCTAATCGACCCCGAAAACTGTGGCGCCCATGGAAGTCAAAAAG CACTGGAGGATGTTCCTTCTTTATCTCCTCTGGATGCGATGACAGAAGACGAAGTTACGGCCATGATTCCCGTTCCTGCAATCCCTCCATCATCCTTTACACTTCGAGACTATGTGGATAGCTCGGAAACTCTACAGAAGCTGGTTCTGCTGG GTGTGGATTTATCAAAGCTAGAAAAGCGACCAAACGTGGGAACGTTTCTCTTGAAGTTGGACTTTGAAAAGGATATCAGTAAAATCCTCTTTTTCCTGAAAGATGTGGGTGTAGAAGACAATCAGCTGGGAGCCTTCCTGACTACAAATCCATTTATCCTCAGTGAAGATCTGGATAATCTGCATAAAAG ACTCGAGAATTAG